Proteins from a genomic interval of Pseudophryne corroboree isolate aPseCor3 chromosome 4, aPseCor3.hap2, whole genome shotgun sequence:
- the LOC134910898 gene encoding paraneoplastic antigen Ma1 homolog — protein sequence METLTGNSTYTWCQKKETSHRRCMGAWGDFEGYSEEEVLSRISTLYGVTRPKIVDKLRGDVGGMVAVLIEMEKEPDTSLIPPMMMADEETGKKWSIVWPVRKEEGVMDTRVLGVPVASGQGNGDTNLTGGQFETIVDKVVSQLERWHYEGSYRRLRIFSGIVPVPTGEETYEDWKEAAVQQAEEWQCPDQIKRQRVVESLRGPAMGIVQAARLSNPNATLETYLDALDYTYGTLEDVVDLNSRLYHTFQESGEKLSSYVIRVDKLLYKIVDKGGISKEEVDESRMKQLL from the coding sequence ATGGAAACGTTGACTGGAAATAGCACTTATACATGGTGTCAGAAAAAAGAGACCAGTCATAGGAGATGTATGGGAGCATGGGGGGACTTTGAAGGTTATTCAGAAGAAGAGGTACTGAGCCGGATCAGCACTCTATATGGAGTCACTAGACCAAAGATAGTGGACAAACTGAGGGGAGATGTGGGAGGAATGGTGGCTGTATTGATAGAAATGGAGAAGGAACCAGATACCAGTTTAATCCCACCAATGATGATGGCTGATGAGGAAACAGGAAAGAAATGGAGTATTGTATGGCCGGTCAGGAAAGAGGAGGGAGTAATGGATACTCGTGTTTTAGGAGTCCCAGTAGCCTCAGGCCAGGGAAATGGGGACACTAATCTGACCGGAGGACAATTTGAGACAATAGTGGATAAGGTAGTATCCCAGTTAGAGCGATGGCACTACGAAGGAAGCTATCGGAGGCTAAGGATCTTCTCGGGCATTGTGCCTGTACCTACAGGAGAAGAAACTTATGAAGACTGGAAGGAGGCTGCTGTGCAACAGGCTGAGGAGTGGCAGTGTCCTGATCAAATAAAACGTCAACGAGTTGTAGAGAGCTTAAGAGGGCCGGCCATGGGGATAGTCCAGGCGGCTAGACTGAGTAATCCAAATGCTACCCTGGAGACCTATTTAGATGCCTTAGATTATACTTATGGCACCCTGGAAGATGTGGTAGACCTTAATTCCAGGCTATACCACACTTTCCAAGAATCTGGAGAGAAACTAAGCTCGTATGTAATAAGAGTAGATAAATTACTATATAAAATTGTTGATAAAGGAGGAATAAGTAAGGAAGAAGTAGACGAGAGTCGTATGAAACAACTTTTATGA